The window TGGAGCGTTTAAAACAATTAATCGGCAAATTAAACGAACAATTCGAACAAAATGCCGATAATAAACAACTATTAGTGACCACTCAACTCATTGAGGCGGAACTAATGCGGTTGTCCGCTGCTACCCGTGTGGCACAGGGCACCTCCAAAGTAGCGGTGGTAATGCCGGCTGCGCGTACAGTATACAATACGGTAGCAGTGGAAACTCCCGTATTAGCCGAAAAATCACCAGAAGAAATAGCATTACCTGTTGAAAAACAGGAAGAAAAGCCCGCCAAGAATGGCAATGGCGTACATGCGCCTGCGGCGGCTGTGCAAACAGGTCTACAATTCAACCCGCTTACCGAAATACCTACGCTGGCGCACCAGTCATCGGCCAAAGAGCTCAATGAAATGATGGCTACGGCCCAGTCATCTCTTAATGATAAGTTAAAAGAAGAAAGGGTGGAAGTGGCGCACCGCCTCACCGATTCACCTGTGCGCGACCTGAAAAAAGCCATCGGTATTAACGACCGCTTCGTTTTTATTAATGAGCTGTTCCGGGGTGATGAAGTGATGTATGAGCGCAGCATTAAAACCATCAACAACTTCCGCATCTATCCCGAAGCGCAATATTGGATAGAAAGGGAATTGAAAATAAAACTGGCCTGGGACGATTCCAAGGAAATCACCCGCCACTTCTATCAATTGGTTAAAAGACGCTTTTCCTGAATGAATTGAAGCACGGCATCTGTAGCGCCTGCTTTAGCATGTACATAATCGCCTGCCTGCCGGCAGGCTTTATTATAGGCGGCTGTATCAGCCAGTAAATTGTTCAGCACCTTTTCCAGCTCCAGCGCTGTTTCAATGGGAAATGCGCCGCCCTGCTCCACCAGCTCTGTCGCTTCAACATACTTCTCATAGACAGGCCCATGCACTACCGGCTTGCTGTACACAGCCGCCTCCAGCACATTGTGTACGCCGTCGCTGCCGAAGCCGCCGCCTACATACGTGATGGTAGCATATTTGTACAGCCTGGACAGCATGCCGATATTATCAATGATCAGGGTATTGGTCACCTGCTGATCACGGCTCACCGTTCCCGGAACACGCTTTTGCAATACAGAATAGCGGACCGTATGCTTGAATAATTTTTCGATCTCCACCAGGTGGGCCTCATTCACCTCATGCGGCGCTATGATAAAACGCATCTCCGGATGGGTATTGGCATAATGGTCCAGCTCCTCTTCATCTTCCGACCAGGTGCTGCCGGCAACAACTGTAGAGTGATTGTCGCAGAAGGCTTCCACAGCCGGTATGGGCGCAAATTGCTGAGCGATCTGCGTCACGCGGTCAAAGCGGGTATCACCATTTATGGTTACGTTGGCGGTAAAGCCAATACCGGTCAGCAGGTCGCGGGAATCGGGGGTTTGTACAAACAGGTGGGTAAAGCTTTCCAGGATGTACCGGTGCAGGCGGCCGTACCACTTAAAGAAGGGTTGGTCGGGCCGGAAGATGCCCGATACCAGCAGGGTAGGTATCTTCCGTTTTTTCAGGGCGGTAAGGTAATGGTACCAGTATTCATACTTAATCCAGATCACCAGGCTGGGCTGTACCATATCCAGGAAACGGCGGGCATTGGCCCGGGAGTCCATGGGCAGGTAAAACACATAATCGGCTCCTTCATAGTTTTTCCGCACCTCATAGCCGGAAGGCGAGAAGAAGGTTAATAATATTTTAATACCCGGATACCGGCTCCGCAACGCCTCCAGCACCGGCCTTCCCTGCTCAAACTCCCCCAGGGAAGCACAATGCATCCAGATGAGTCTGGAGTCTGGAGTCTTGAGTTCAGAGTCTGGACTCTTTACTCCCGACTCCCAACTCTCTACTCCCGGCTCCCGACTCTTTTCTCCCGACTCATTACTGCCGATTGCCGACTGTATTCTCTCCAACAATCCCTTCCTTCCCTCCAGCCACAGCCTGGCTTTCGGGTTCCAGAGCGCCGCCAGGCGTACGCCCAGCAGGTAAAAACGGCAAAAAATAGTATAGAAAAACAGGTGCACGGGTTAATAGATTAGGTACAAAAGTCGGAAAAACTGCAAGAACTTATTGGATGTCTTACTGTTATTGTGCCGGAATGCGTGTGAGGCTGCTTAGAAAGGCCTCCCTACTTGCACTGGAATGCTCTCCGACTTGCACTGGAATAGTAGTCCCAGTGCAATTACCACTATTTACGAATGCCATAGGAAGTAAGGAAATGCGCCTATTATCAGTAGGTTATATGCATACTGATTATATTGTCGCTCACACCCCAGTGCAAGTATCATAACAGTGAAGCAGATTGTATTTTAATAAATTAACATATAAGCGTTGCAGGGCGATGAGTAGCAGGTAGAAAAAGTTATGATGCAAACAGGTGGGGAATGGGTAAAATACGCAGGATTTTAGGGCTTAATATCCGTAAGGATACGCTTTTTAATCGGATTTCTCCTGATTTGATTGCGTTACTTACGATCCCCCCATTGCATAAACCAGTTTTTTGTGGTAGGTTTGTGCCCGTTTCAAAAAGAAAACGTTGAGTATGCGGCCGATACAAATGGTGGATTTAAAACAGCAGTACGCGAAGATCAAGACAGAAGTGGACAAAGGTATTCAGGAAGTAATAGATGCTGCTGCTTTTATAAATGGTAAAGCAGTTACGGATTTTACGACCGGCTTAACGAAGTACTTAGGGGCAAAACACGTAATTCCCTGTGCCAATGGTACGGATGCCCTGCAGATAGCCATGATGGCACTTAATTTGCAACCTGGCGACGAGGTGATCACACCTTCCTTCACCTACATCGCCACCGTGGAGGTAGTAGCCCTCCTGCAATTGAAACCGGTTTTTGTGGAGGTTGATCCCAAAACTTTTTGTATTGATCCTGCTGCTATAGAGAAAGCCATTACATCAAAAACCAAAGCGATTGTGCCGGTGCACCTGTACGGACAGGCAGCCGATATGGAAGCGATCATGGAAATAGCTAACCGTCGCGGGCTGTATGTCATTGAAGATACCGCACAGGCTATTGGTTGCTCGGTTACTTTCAAAGATGGCACGGTAAAGAAAGGTGGTACCATTGGCACCATCGGCGCTACTTCCTTCTTCCCCTCCAAAAACCTTGGATGTTATGGAGATGGCGGTGCAATATTCACCAACGATGACGCGTTAGCCAGCCAGATGAAAAAAATTGCCAATCATGGTCAGAGTAAACGATACTACCATGACGTGGTTGGTTGTAACAGCCGCCTCGATTCTATCCAGGCTGCTGTACTGAATGCAAAATTGCCACACCTGGATAGTTATATTGCTGCCCGCCAGCAGGCCGCTGATTTTTATGATAAGGCTTTTGCCAATCATCCAAAGATCACTACACCGGCCAGGGCATCCTATAGTGACCATGTGTTTCATCAATATACCCTCCTGCTTGAAGGTGTTGACCGTGATGGATTGAATCAGTATCTCGCTGATAAGGGTATTCCTTCTATGATCTATTATCCTGTACCCGCCCACCGGCAACAAATGTTTGAAGCATTCGGCGGCTCATCCTATATCCTCGAAACTACCGATTGGTTGACGGAGAGAGTGATTTCGCTACCAATGCATACGGAACTGGATGAAGAACAGCTCGTGTTCATCACCAGCCATGTGTTGGAGTTTATTAATAAACATTCATAAACCTTAGCCGCCAGAAGGCTTAGTAAGAACCCTAACAAAAACGTTTCAATATGAAAATTGCTGTTGTTGGAACCGGTTACGTTGGATTGGTGACCGGGACCTGTTTCGCTGAGACAGGAAATGATGTTACCTGCGTGGACATCGATAAATCGAAAGTGGAGAAGCTTTGTAATGGTCAGATCACCATTTACGAACCAGGTCTTGAGAAATTGTTTCTTCGTAACCTGAAGGAAGAGCGCCTGCGTTTCACCACCAGCCTGGAAGACGGGATCAAAGATGCCGCCATCATTTTCCTGGCCCTGCCTACGCCTCCGGGCGAAGATGGTTCCGCCGACCTGAAATACATATTGGGCGTTGCTGATCACCTGGGTAAGATCCTGAAAGATTATAAAGTGATCGTAGATAAAAGTACCGTACCGGTAGGCACTGCCGAGAAAGTACATACTGCGATCGCTAAGAATTATAAAGGTGAATTTGATGTAGTATCCAATCCCGAGTTTTTAAGGGAAGGGGTGGCTGTAGACGATTTCATGAAGCCCGACCGTGTAGTGATCGGCGCTTCTTCTGAAAGAGCTAAGAAAGTAATGAGCGATCTCTATGCGCCATTCGTTCGCTCCGGCAACCCTGTTATCAACATGGACCTCCGTTCAGCCGAGCTGACCAAATATGCCGCCAATTCATTCCTCGCTACGAAGATCTCTTTCATGAATGAGATTGCCCAGTTGTGCGAGCGCCTGGGTGCTGATGTAGACATGGTGCGCCGTGGCGTGGGTAGTGATGAACGTATCGGCAAACGCTTCCTGTTCCCCGGTATCGGTTATGGCGGAAGCTGCTTCCCCAAAGACGTACAGGCGCTGGTAAAATCATCCAAAGAAGTGAGCTATGACTTCCAGATCCTGAATGCAGTAATGGATGTGAACGAGAAGCAGAAACTGCACCTCATGCCTAAGATCAAGAAGTTCTTCAACAATGATCTGAAAGGTAAAAAGTTTGCGATGTGGGGCCTGGCCTTTAAGCCCAATACAGACGATATACGCGAGGCTCCGGCTTTATATATGATTGATGAGCTGACGGCAGCAGGCGCTACCCTCAGTGTGTTTGACCCCGAAGCAATGACCAATGTAAAAGGTGTTATTGGCGGCAAGGTAGAGTATGCTGAGAACCAGTATGATTGCCTGGAAGGCGCCGACGCCCTGATCATTGCCACTGAATGGAATGAATTCCGCACGCCCAACTTCCTGAAAATGGTAACGGCGCTGAAGAATAAAGTCATCTTTGATGGCCGCAACCTGTTTGAAGGCAATGCAGTGAAAGAACTGGGATTCTATTATGAAAGCGTGGGAAGGGCCGTAGCCGCTCCCGGCAAATAACCATCACCAGTATAATTCCCTGCAACCACTCCCATCACAAACAACACAACATGGCAAGAAAAAGAGTACTTATCACCGGAGCTGCCGGATTCCTGGGTTCGCATCTGAGCGACCGCTTTATCAAAGAAGGTTTTCATGTTATTGGCATGGACAACCTGATTACCGGCGACCTGAAGAATATTGAGCATTTGTTCAAACTGGAACAGTTTGAGTTCTATAACCACGACGTTTCTACTTTCATCCACGTGCCGGGCAACCTGGATTATATCCTGCACTTTGCCTCACCGGCCAGCCCGATAGATTACCTGAAGATCCCTATCCAGACACTGAAGGTAGGTTCATTGGGTACACATAACTGTCTTGGTTTGGCAAGGGCCAAAGGCGCCAGGATCCTGGTAGCTTCTACTTCGGAGATCTATGGCGACCCGATGGTGCACCCGCAAAACGAGGAATACTGGGGTAATGTAAACCCGGTAGGTCCGCGTGGTGTATATGATGAGGCCAAGCGTTTCCAGGAAGCCATGACCATGGCTTACCATACTTTCCATGGACTGGAAACACGCATCATCCGCATCTTCAATACTTACGGTCCGCGTATGCGTCTCAATGACGGCCGTGCATTACCTGCCTTCATTGGCCAGGCTTTGCGTGGTGAGGATCTCACGGTATTTGGCGATGGTTCACAAACAAGAAGCTTCTGCTATGTGGATGACCTGGTAGAAGGTATTTACCGCCTGCTTCTGAGTGATTACCGCCAGCCGGTAAATATTGGTAACCCCGATGAGATCTCCCTCAAAGACTTTGCGGAAGAGATCATCGCCCTGACCGGTACCAAACAGGAAATCGTATATAAGCCCCTGCCTGTAGACGATCCCAAACAACGTAAACCGGACATTACCCGTGCTAAAGAGGTACTGGGCTGGGAACCTAAAGTGGGCCGTAAAGAAGGTTTGAAGATCACTTATGAGTATTTCAAATCCCTGAAGCCGGAAGAATGGTTCAAACAACCCAAGGAGTTTATTAGCCGATAGACCTGTCAGCGTTTGTTCCGCAATGCGGGACTTCATTAACCCCTGGCCGACTAAATACACCTATTGCAAAAACCTGACAGTGCTTGTTCCGCGTAGCGGGATTATGTAACTTGTCAGGTTTTATAAATTCAATACCATCATGTACCAGGATTTAGTTGATCAGAAAGCCCGGTTAGCTGTTATTGGCTTAGGCTATGTTGGGTTACCAATAGCCTTGGAATTTGCCCGCAAAGTACCGGTTATCGGTTTTGATATCAATGCGAAGCGGATTGAGATGATGCAGCAGGGCATTGATCCCAGTAAAGAAGTAACAGCCGACGAGTTCAAAGGCGCCAATATCGTTTTCACAGACAGCCTGGAAGTATTAAAACAGGCCAGCTTTTTTATAGTAGCGGTGCCTACGCCGGTTGATAAGTATAATGTGCCCGACCTGAAGCCTTTGATCAGTGCTTCAGAAACAGTGGGCAAAGTGTTGAAGAAAGGGGATTATGTGGTCTATGAGTCCACCACTTATCCCGGTTGTACAGAAGAGGATTGCTTACCAGTGCTGGAAAAAATGTCTGGCTTAAAGCTGGGCATAGATTTCAAACTGGGCTATTCACCGGAACGTATTAATCCCGGTGATAAAAAACATACCCTGCGTACCGTGATCAAAGTCGTATCGGGCAGTGATGCGGAAGCACTGGAGCAGGTAGCAAAGATCTATGAACTGGTGGTAGATGCCGGTGTACACCGGGCTTCTTCCATCAAAGTAGCAGAGGCTTCCAAAATTGTAGAGAATACGCAGCGTGATCTGAATATAGCCCTGATGAATGAGCTGTCGCTCATTTTTGACCGCATGGGCGTGAATACTTATGAAGTGATTGAAGCGGCGGGCACCAAATGGAACTTCCTGAAGTTCCAGCCGGGACTGGTAGGCGGGCATTGTATCGGGGTAGACCCTTACTACCTTACCTACAAGGCGGCTTCACTGGGCTATGAGTCGAAGGTGATTACGGCCAGCCGGTTCATCAATGATGATATGGCCAGGTATGTGGCCCGTAAGATCATTACCCACGTATTGCGTAATTCCAATGATCCTAAGGTATTGGTGAAGGGAGTTACGTTCAAGGAAAACGTGAGTGATATCCGGAATTCGAAGATCGTTGATACCGTAAAAGAACTACTGGCGTTCAATATACAGGTGGATATGGAAGACCCTTATGCAGAAACGGATGAAGTGCATGAAGAATATGGGTTGCACCTGGTAAAACAGCCGGCGGTGGATTACGATGCCGTAATTGTCACTGTTCCGCATAAACCTTATACTACGTTGAAGGATGCCGATTTTGCTGCCATGACACGGGAGCATGCCATGATTGCCGACCTGAAAGGAATTTATAAAAATACTATCACCAGCAGAAAATACTGGAGTTTGTAATGGCTAATTATAGTAAAACCATCATGATCACAGGCGGGGCCGGTTTTATCGGCTCGCATGTAGTGCGGTTATTTGTAAACAAATACCCGTCATACCGTATTGTAAACCTCGATGCCCTCACTTATGCGGGCAACCTGGAGAACCTCACCGATGTGCAGGACAAACCCAATTATGTGTTTGAGAAAGGGGATATTACGGATGAGAAAAGAATAGCGGCCTTATTTGAGCAGTATGGTTTTGACGGCGTCCTCCACCTGGCGGCAGAAAGCCATGTGGACCGTTCCATCATTGATCCGCTGGCCTTTGTACGCACCAACGTACTGGGTACGGTAACACTGCTGAATACCTGTCGCCAGTATTGGAAAGAAGAGATGAGCAGCAAGCTTTTTTACCATGTATCTACCGATGAAGTATATGGTTCACTGGGCGAAACCGGCTTCTTCACAGAAGAAACGGCGTATGACCCGCGTTCACCCTATTCAGCTTCCAAAGCCTCTTCCGATCATTTTGTAATGGCCTATCACCATACGTATGGCTTACCGGTGATCATGAGCAATTGTTCCAACAATTATGGCTCTCATCACTTCCCGGAGAAGCTGATACCGCTCATGATCAATAATATCAAGAACAATAAGCCGCTGCCCGTGTATGGCAAGGGGGAAAATGTGCGCGACTGGTTGTATGTAGAAGATCATGCCCGCGCTATTGATACCATTTTCCATAAAGGAAAGAATGGTGAGAAATACAATATCGGCGGCTTTAATGAGTGGAAGAATCTTGACCTGGTGCATTTGCTGTGCAACATCATGGACAAAAAGCTGGGCCGTGCAGCGGGCGCTTCTGCAAAACTGATCACGTATGTCACCGACAGACCCGGTCACGACCTGCGCTATGCCATCGACGCTACCAAACTGAATAAAGAACTGGGATGGAGCCCTTCCCTGCAGTTTGAGGAAGGATTGGAGAAAACGGTAGACTGGTACCTGCAACATGAAGAGTGGGTAAAGCACGTTACGTCCGGCGATTACCAGCATTATTACAACGAGCAATACGCAAAGCGATAAACACCTATTATTCTCATGCCTTTTATTGAAACAGGATTACCGGGATTGTTAGTTTTTGAACCCACTGTATTTGAAGATAGCCGGGGTTATTTTTACGAAGCCTATAACGAG of the Paraflavitalea devenefica genome contains:
- a CDS encoding 3-deoxy-D-manno-octulosonic acid transferase; translation: MHLFFYTIFCRFYLLGVRLAALWNPKARLWLEGRKGLLERIQSAIGSNESGEKSREPGVESWESGVKSPDSELKTPDSRLIWMHCASLGEFEQGRPVLEALRSRYPGIKILLTFFSPSGYEVRKNYEGADYVFYLPMDSRANARRFLDMVQPSLVIWIKYEYWYHYLTALKKRKIPTLLVSGIFRPDQPFFKWYGRLHRYILESFTHLFVQTPDSRDLLTGIGFTANVTINGDTRFDRVTQIAQQFAPIPAVEAFCDNHSTVVAGSTWSEDEEELDHYANTHPEMRFIIAPHEVNEAHLVEIEKLFKHTVRYSVLQKRVPGTVSRDQQVTNTLIIDNIGMLSRLYKYATITYVGGGFGSDGVHNVLEAAVYSKPVVHGPVYEKYVEATELVEQGGAFPIETALELEKVLNNLLADTAAYNKACRQAGDYVHAKAGATDAVLQFIQEKRLLTN
- a CDS encoding UDP-glucuronic acid decarboxylase family protein, translated to MARKRVLITGAAGFLGSHLSDRFIKEGFHVIGMDNLITGDLKNIEHLFKLEQFEFYNHDVSTFIHVPGNLDYILHFASPASPIDYLKIPIQTLKVGSLGTHNCLGLARAKGARILVASTSEIYGDPMVHPQNEEYWGNVNPVGPRGVYDEAKRFQEAMTMAYHTFHGLETRIIRIFNTYGPRMRLNDGRALPAFIGQALRGEDLTVFGDGSQTRSFCYVDDLVEGIYRLLLSDYRQPVNIGNPDEISLKDFAEEIIALTGTKQEIVYKPLPVDDPKQRKPDITRAKEVLGWEPKVGRKEGLKITYEYFKSLKPEEWFKQPKEFISR
- a CDS encoding UDP-glucose dehydrogenase family protein, which translates into the protein MKIAVVGTGYVGLVTGTCFAETGNDVTCVDIDKSKVEKLCNGQITIYEPGLEKLFLRNLKEERLRFTTSLEDGIKDAAIIFLALPTPPGEDGSADLKYILGVADHLGKILKDYKVIVDKSTVPVGTAEKVHTAIAKNYKGEFDVVSNPEFLREGVAVDDFMKPDRVVIGASSERAKKVMSDLYAPFVRSGNPVINMDLRSAELTKYAANSFLATKISFMNEIAQLCERLGADVDMVRRGVGSDERIGKRFLFPGIGYGGSCFPKDVQALVKSSKEVSYDFQILNAVMDVNEKQKLHLMPKIKKFFNNDLKGKKFAMWGLAFKPNTDDIREAPALYMIDELTAAGATLSVFDPEAMTNVKGVIGGKVEYAENQYDCLEGADALIIATEWNEFRTPNFLKMVTALKNKVIFDGRNLFEGNAVKELGFYYESVGRAVAAPGK
- a CDS encoding nucleotide sugar dehydrogenase, whose protein sequence is MYQDLVDQKARLAVIGLGYVGLPIALEFARKVPVIGFDINAKRIEMMQQGIDPSKEVTADEFKGANIVFTDSLEVLKQASFFIVAVPTPVDKYNVPDLKPLISASETVGKVLKKGDYVVYESTTYPGCTEEDCLPVLEKMSGLKLGIDFKLGYSPERINPGDKKHTLRTVIKVVSGSDAEALEQVAKIYELVVDAGVHRASSIKVAEASKIVENTQRDLNIALMNELSLIFDRMGVNTYEVIEAAGTKWNFLKFQPGLVGGHCIGVDPYYLTYKAASLGYESKVITASRFINDDMARYVARKIITHVLRNSNDPKVLVKGVTFKENVSDIRNSKIVDTVKELLAFNIQVDMEDPYAETDEVHEEYGLHLVKQPAVDYDAVIVTVPHKPYTTLKDADFAAMTREHAMIADLKGIYKNTITSRKYWSL
- the rfbB gene encoding dTDP-glucose 4,6-dehydratase translates to MANYSKTIMITGGAGFIGSHVVRLFVNKYPSYRIVNLDALTYAGNLENLTDVQDKPNYVFEKGDITDEKRIAALFEQYGFDGVLHLAAESHVDRSIIDPLAFVRTNVLGTVTLLNTCRQYWKEEMSSKLFYHVSTDEVYGSLGETGFFTEETAYDPRSPYSASKASSDHFVMAYHHTYGLPVIMSNCSNNYGSHHFPEKLIPLMINNIKNNKPLPVYGKGENVRDWLYVEDHARAIDTIFHKGKNGEKYNIGGFNEWKNLDLVHLLCNIMDKKLGRAAGASAKLITYVTDRPGHDLRYAIDATKLNKELGWSPSLQFEEGLEKTVDWYLQHEEWVKHVTSGDYQHYYNEQYAKR
- a CDS encoding DegT/DnrJ/EryC1/StrS family aminotransferase; this encodes MRPIQMVDLKQQYAKIKTEVDKGIQEVIDAAAFINGKAVTDFTTGLTKYLGAKHVIPCANGTDALQIAMMALNLQPGDEVITPSFTYIATVEVVALLQLKPVFVEVDPKTFCIDPAAIEKAITSKTKAIVPVHLYGQAADMEAIMEIANRRGLYVIEDTAQAIGCSVTFKDGTVKKGGTIGTIGATSFFPSKNLGCYGDGGAIFTNDDALASQMKKIANHGQSKRYYHDVVGCNSRLDSIQAAVLNAKLPHLDSYIAARQQAADFYDKAFANHPKITTPARASYSDHVFHQYTLLLEGVDRDGLNQYLADKGIPSMIYYPVPAHRQQMFEAFGGSSYILETTDWLTERVISLPMHTELDEEQLVFITSHVLEFINKHS